One Enterococcus silesiacus genomic window carries:
- a CDS encoding GntR family transcriptional regulator: protein MVSSLPVYIQIHDKIKDDIEHGVWKIGDRLPSERELATQFSVSRMTLRQAIQTLADEGILERKIGSGTYVARKKVQEKMTGTTSFTDIMLSQNRVPSSRTVSYYVAKPSSSEMEKLNLKENEQIVRMERVRFADDLPICFEVASVPYSLVDQYSKAEITNSFYKTLETKGGNKIGHANQTISAMLASEQIADYLKIKRGDAILRLRQISYFENGTPFEYVRTQYVGNRFEFYLEK, encoded by the coding sequence ATGGTGTCAAGTTTACCAGTTTATATTCAAATACACGATAAGATTAAAGATGACATTGAACATGGTGTTTGGAAGATTGGAGACAGACTTCCATCAGAGCGTGAGCTGGCGACTCAGTTTAGTGTGAGCCGAATGACGTTAAGACAGGCGATCCAGACACTTGCTGATGAGGGGATTTTAGAACGTAAGATCGGTTCAGGCACTTATGTTGCCCGTAAAAAAGTGCAGGAAAAAATGACGGGAACAACGAGCTTTACTGATATTATGCTTTCGCAAAATCGAGTGCCGTCTAGCCGCACCGTCTCCTACTATGTAGCTAAACCAAGTTCTAGTGAAATGGAAAAGCTAAATCTGAAAGAAAATGAACAGATCGTCCGGATGGAGCGGGTTCGTTTTGCAGATGATCTGCCGATTTGCTTTGAGGTTGCCAGCGTTCCCTATTCTCTAGTCGATCAATATAGTAAAGCTGAGATTACCAATTCTTTTTATAAGACTTTAGAAACAAAAGGCGGCAATAAAATTGGACACGCTAACCAAACAATTTCAGCGATGTTGGCATCAGAGCAAATCGCTGATTATTTAAAAATCAAACGAGGAGATGCAATTCTTCGCTTGCGCCAAATTTCATATTTTGAAAATGGCACACCGTTTGAATATGTTAGAACCCAATATGTAGGCAACCGCTTTGAATTTTATTTAGAAAAATAA
- a CDS encoding 3-ketoacyl-ACP reductase, with the protein MQFTEYQGKTIFVTGAASGIGQAQVLAFVDQGANVFGMDLDAIGLAQTFAKTTASPGKFLAYTGDITKKNEISSALEEANKSFGPIHILLNTAGILDNYTPTLETTEALWDDVLSVNLKGTFLVTNQILPQMLQQKHGVVINMASIAGMVAGGGGAAYTASKHAIIGYTKQLDYDYIKQGIRANAIAPGAIQTPMNAADFAGDGKMAAWVANETPAGRWAKPEEVAALTLFLASQQADYIHGTVMTIDGGWLEK; encoded by the coding sequence ATGCAATTTACTGAGTACCAAGGAAAAACAATTTTCGTAACAGGAGCGGCTTCTGGTATAGGTCAGGCACAAGTACTTGCTTTTGTCGACCAAGGCGCCAATGTCTTTGGAATGGATCTCGATGCAATAGGCTTAGCTCAAACATTTGCTAAAACAACTGCCTCACCTGGAAAATTTCTAGCTTATACCGGAGACATTACGAAAAAAAACGAAATCAGCTCTGCCTTAGAAGAAGCAAATAAATCATTTGGCCCCATACATATTTTACTTAATACTGCTGGTATCTTGGATAATTACACACCGACCTTGGAAACCACAGAGGCACTGTGGGATGATGTTCTATCTGTTAATTTAAAAGGAACTTTTTTGGTCACCAATCAGATTTTACCTCAAATGCTGCAGCAAAAACATGGAGTCGTCATCAATATGGCGTCAATTGCTGGTATGGTAGCTGGCGGTGGCGGCGCGGCTTACACCGCGTCAAAACATGCGATCATCGGTTATACCAAACAATTAGATTACGACTACATCAAACAAGGGATCCGAGCAAATGCGATTGCTCCTGGAGCGATCCAAACACCAATGAATGCTGCTGATTTTGCTGGCGATGGAAAAATGGCTGCTTGGGTCGCAAACGAAACACCCGCTGGTCGCTGGGCAAAACCTGAAGAAGTTGCAGCTTTGACTCTCTTTTTAGCCAGCCAGCAGGCAGACTACATTCATGGAACTGTGATGACGATCGATGGTGGTTGGTTAGAGAAATAA
- a CDS encoding ABC transporter, whose amino-acid sequence MLESYFTIRSDGESEIEIKKSRFICALKRVYSEEEAKAFIAQKKKEHWKANHNCTAFVIGEKSDIQRSSDDGEPSGTAGIPMLEVLKKQELINVVAVVTRYFGGTKLGSGGLIRAYSHAVSHALAKIGLVEGKLQQEIRLTINYPNLGTLQHFMEHKPYTLQDTIYGEQVEIICLVDEPNAEQFMAEVTEQLNGQVAFKEGDCSYHEQPIIKKEHTNDI is encoded by the coding sequence ATGCTTGAAAGTTATTTTACCATTCGTTCTGACGGAGAAAGTGAAATCGAAATCAAAAAATCACGCTTTATTTGTGCGCTCAAGCGTGTTTATTCGGAAGAAGAAGCCAAAGCCTTTATTGCACAAAAGAAAAAAGAACATTGGAAAGCTAATCATAATTGCACTGCCTTTGTGATCGGTGAAAAAAGTGATATCCAGCGCAGCAGTGATGATGGCGAACCTAGCGGCACAGCTGGTATACCAATGTTGGAAGTTTTGAAGAAACAAGAACTGATCAACGTCGTAGCAGTCGTCACTCGTTATTTTGGCGGCACAAAATTAGGTTCTGGCGGCTTGATCCGAGCTTATAGCCATGCAGTCTCTCATGCATTAGCAAAAATCGGATTAGTTGAAGGAAAACTGCAACAGGAAATCCGCTTAACAATTAATTATCCAAATTTAGGCACCTTACAACATTTTATGGAACACAAGCCATACACATTACAAGACACGATTTATGGCGAACAAGTGGAAATAATTTGTCTTGTAGATGAACCAAATGCTGAGCAATTTATGGCAGAGGTCACCGAACAGTTGAACGGACAAGTCGCCTTCAAAGAAGGTGACTGTTCTTATCATGAACAACCAATTATTAAAAAGGAGCACACAAATGACATTTGA
- a CDS encoding PTS sugar transporter subunit IIB: MAKKTIMLVCSAGMSTSLLVTKMQKAADAKGLDTDIFAVSASDADNNLESKPVDVLLLGPQVRFMKGDFEKRLAPKGIPLEVINMADYGMMNGEKVLQQALNLIGNDE; the protein is encoded by the coding sequence ATGGCTAAAAAAACAATTATGCTTGTATGTTCAGCTGGAATGAGTACAAGTTTACTCGTAACAAAAATGCAAAAGGCTGCTGATGCAAAAGGTTTAGACACCGATATATTCGCAGTATCTGCTTCAGATGCGGATAACAATTTAGAAAGCAAACCTGTAGACGTATTATTATTAGGCCCCCAAGTTCGTTTTATGAAAGGCGACTTTGAAAAACGCTTAGCGCCAAAAGGAATTCCTCTAGAAGTAATCAACATGGCAGATTATGGCATGATGAACGGGGAAAAAGTTTTACAACAAGCGTTAAATTTGATTGGTAATGATGAATAA
- a CDS encoding competence protein ComF: MQELWGRKVLKKEINDNKSIIADSQKLPTMDMLNEKEIQCLRCGQIQRKVLVQLSNGYYFCPECIQLGRVDTSQEFYHLPEPTPIQRTVHFAWKGALTQGQQAVSDELLASVKKGESRMIWAVTGAGKTEMLFKTIHYCLECGYRVGVASPRVDVCLELFPRIQAVFPDEPAILLHGKMDEGYRYTKLLICTTHQLLRFFQAFDVLIIDEVDAFPFVDNPLLQYAVKKAIKNKSSLIYLTATPTETSTKRNRQNNVQISILPARYHRRALPVPKTKWCHHWREKIKKGRSPKQLVAKIRTLMNKNDVLIFCPSIALMEQLKNAIEKKFPKVPLACVHSQDSERLEKVLGMRNKEYRILITSTILERGVTFDGVSVIVLGANHPVFATSALVQIAGRVDRRMDYTAGEVWFLHDGCTRAMREAIKQIKKMNRLGRERGLIDEM; this comes from the coding sequence ATGCAAGAATTATGGGGAAGGAAAGTTTTAAAAAAAGAGATCAATGACAATAAATCGATTATTGCCGACAGCCAAAAACTACCAACAATGGATATGCTAAATGAAAAGGAAATACAATGCTTACGATGCGGTCAAATTCAAAGAAAAGTATTGGTTCAATTGAGTAATGGTTATTATTTTTGTCCGGAGTGTATTCAATTAGGTAGGGTGGATACCAGTCAGGAATTTTATCACTTACCAGAGCCAACGCCAATACAAAGGACAGTCCATTTTGCTTGGAAAGGCGCATTGACACAAGGGCAGCAAGCAGTATCAGATGAGTTATTAGCTTCTGTAAAAAAAGGTGAATCTAGGATGATTTGGGCTGTTACAGGTGCAGGAAAGACGGAGATGCTGTTTAAAACGATCCATTATTGTTTGGAGTGCGGTTATCGCGTTGGCGTAGCTTCGCCTAGGGTAGATGTTTGTTTAGAGCTTTTTCCTAGAATACAGGCCGTTTTTCCAGATGAGCCAGCTATCTTGCTTCATGGAAAGATGGACGAAGGGTATCGTTATACTAAATTACTAATATGTACCACACATCAACTATTACGTTTTTTTCAGGCGTTTGATGTATTGATCATTGATGAAGTGGACGCATTTCCTTTTGTGGACAATCCATTATTGCAGTATGCCGTAAAAAAAGCGATCAAAAACAAGAGCTCACTTATTTATCTGACTGCGACACCCACTGAAACGTCAACTAAAAGAAATCGACAAAATAACGTGCAGATCAGTATTTTACCTGCACGTTATCATCGAAGGGCCTTACCCGTTCCGAAAACAAAATGGTGTCATCACTGGCGTGAAAAAATTAAAAAAGGCCGCAGTCCCAAACAACTTGTGGCTAAAATCCGTACATTGATGAACAAGAATGACGTATTGATTTTTTGCCCTAGCATTGCTTTGATGGAGCAATTAAAAAATGCTATTGAAAAAAAATTTCCTAAAGTACCGTTGGCTTGTGTTCATTCGCAAGATTCAGAACGACTAGAAAAAGTACTAGGCATGAGAAATAAAGAATATAGGATTTTGATAACTTCTACTATCTTGGAACGGGGTGTGACTTTTGACGGTGTATCAGTAATTGTTTTAGGTGCAAACCATCCTGTTTTTGCCACTTCAGCTCTTGTTCAAATTGCTGGAAGAGTCGATCGAAGAATGGACTATACTGCAGGCGAAGTTTGGTTTTTACATGATGGCTGTACCAGAGCAATGAGAGAGGCAATCAAACAAATCAAAAAGATGAATAGGTTAGGGCGAGAAAGGGGCTTGATTGATGAAATGTAA
- a CDS encoding competence protein ComF gives MKCNYCRQMVTRNLTMKEIFLPKKIMSEQLCSQCVVKFQLLGKKENCRGCQRQTKKAYCEDCLKWQRCYPGYDFHHEAIFSYNQAMQEWFEEYKFKGNYRLRYSFASFLQPYFKQKKNFLVIPMPISAKRMETRGFNQVEGILDAANISYQPYLVRFADGVSQVQKTRKERLTLQQPFKLTKEGSKVVENKDILLVDDIYTTGRTIFHAAQVILEKQPTKLYTFSLAR, from the coding sequence ATGAAATGTAATTATTGCAGGCAAATGGTCACTAGAAATTTAACGATGAAAGAAATTTTTTTGCCTAAAAAAATCATGTCGGAGCAATTGTGCTCACAATGTGTTGTAAAATTTCAATTATTAGGCAAAAAAGAGAACTGTCGTGGTTGTCAGCGGCAGACTAAAAAGGCTTATTGTGAGGATTGTTTGAAGTGGCAACGGTGTTATCCAGGCTATGACTTTCATCACGAAGCAATATTTTCATACAATCAAGCGATGCAAGAATGGTTTGAAGAATATAAATTTAAAGGCAATTATCGTCTTCGCTATAGTTTTGCTTCATTTTTACAGCCTTACTTTAAGCAAAAGAAAAATTTTTTAGTGATCCCAATGCCAATATCAGCAAAACGTATGGAAACACGGGGATTTAATCAGGTTGAAGGAATACTAGATGCTGCGAACATTTCCTATCAGCCGTACCTTGTCCGGTTTGCAGACGGTGTTTCCCAAGTCCAAAAAACAAGAAAAGAGCGATTAACTTTGCAACAACCCTTTAAACTTACAAAAGAAGGTAGCAAAGTAGTTGAAAATAAAGACATACTTTTAGTTGATGATATTTATACAACTGGGCGGACGATTTTTCATGCAGCGCAAGTTATTTTAGAAAAACAGCCTACAAAACTGTATACGTTTTCTCTCGCAAGATAA
- a CDS encoding Fis family transcriptional regulator → MFRYNVRGENIEVTEAIRDYVEKKVGKLERYFSDSPEATVHVNLKVYTEKTAKVEVTIPLPYLVLRAEETSPDLYASVDLVVDKLERQIRKFKTKINRKSRETGMNTAKAAIFLNGEETPEETPELDIVRTKRLSLKPMDSEEAVLQMNMLGHNFFIFEDSETNGTSIVYRRKDGKYGLIETD, encoded by the coding sequence ATGTTTAGATATAATGTGCGTGGAGAAAACATCGAAGTTACTGAAGCTATCCGTGACTACGTAGAGAAAAAAGTAGGCAAATTAGAGCGTTATTTCAGTGATTCACCTGAAGCAACAGTACATGTGAACTTAAAAGTCTACACTGAAAAAACAGCAAAAGTTGAGGTTACAATTCCTCTACCTTATTTAGTTTTACGAGCTGAAGAAACATCACCTGATTTATATGCAAGTGTTGATTTAGTTGTAGATAAATTAGAACGACAAATCCGTAAATTTAAAACAAAAATTAACCGTAAATCTCGTGAAACAGGGATGAATACTGCTAAAGCAGCTATTTTCTTAAATGGTGAAGAAACACCAGAAGAAACGCCAGAATTAGACATCGTTCGTACTAAACGTCTTTCATTAAAACCAATGGATAGTGAAGAAGCTGTTTTACAAATGAACATGTTAGGACATAACTTTTTTATCTTTGAAGATTCAGAAACAAACGGAACAAGTATTGTTTACCGTCGTAAAGACGGCAAATATGGCTTGATCGAAACAGACTAA
- a CDS encoding preprotein translocase subunit SecA has translation MANFLKKIIENDKKELKRLDGIAKQVDTHASAIAALSDEELRAKTDEFKARYQKGETLDQLLPEAFAVVREAAKRVLGLYPYHVQLMGGIVLHDGNIPEMRTGEGKTLTATMPVYLNALTGEGVHVVTVNEYLATRDSDEMGELYNFLGLTVGLNINSKSSEEKRDAYNCDITYSTNNELGFDYLRDNMVVYRNQMVQRPLNYAIVDEVDSILIDEARTPLIISGQAEKSTALYTRTDNFVKRLKEEEDYKIDVQSKTISLTEAGIEKAEENFGLENLYDIENTALTHHMDQALRANFIMLRDIDYVVQEGKVLIVDQFTGRIMDGRRYSDGLHQAIEAKEGVEIEDETKTMATITFQNYFRMYKKLSGMTGTAKTEEEEFREIYNIQVFQIPTNRPIVRDDRADLLYPTLQSKFKAVVQDIKERYHNGQPVLVGTVAVETSELLSELLNKEKVPHEVLNAKNHFKEAEIIMNAGQKGAVTIATNMAGRGTDIKLGLGVVELGGLAVIGTERHESRRIDNQLRGRAGRQGDPGVSQFYLSLEDDLMKRFGSDRIKAFLDRMNVEESDAVIQSKMFSKQVESAQKRVEGNNYDTRKNVLQYDDVMREQREVIYAQRQEVIMEENDLTEVLLNMVKRTITRVVESHTQLEKENWNLDGIVDFAASTLVHEDSITKADIETKSPEEIKAYLVTRAQEVYDTKVEQLNGAEQILEFQKVVILRVVDTKWTDHIDAMDQLRQSVGLRAYGQNNPLVEYQTEGYNMFEEMIGAIEYEVTRLFMKSEIRQNVQREQVAQGEAVHSSDEEEPQSNTSAKKKPIHVDEKIGRNDPCPCGSGKKYKNCHGKGL, from the coding sequence ATGGCGAATTTTTTAAAAAAGATAATTGAAAATGATAAAAAGGAACTGAAGCGCTTGGATGGTATTGCCAAACAAGTAGATACTCATGCTTCAGCGATTGCTGCATTAAGCGATGAAGAATTAAGAGCAAAGACAGACGAGTTCAAAGCTCGCTATCAAAAAGGAGAAACACTAGATCAACTATTACCAGAAGCTTTTGCGGTTGTCCGTGAAGCAGCAAAACGTGTCTTAGGATTATACCCATATCACGTTCAGTTAATGGGTGGTATCGTCTTACATGATGGGAACATTCCTGAAATGAGAACGGGTGAAGGGAAAACGTTGACTGCTACAATGCCAGTTTATTTAAATGCGTTGACTGGCGAAGGTGTTCACGTTGTGACAGTGAATGAATATTTAGCAACTCGTGACTCGGATGAAATGGGTGAGTTATACAACTTCTTAGGTTTAACAGTCGGTTTAAATATCAACTCAAAATCATCTGAAGAAAAACGGGATGCTTATAATTGCGATATTACCTACAGTACAAATAACGAATTAGGGTTCGATTATTTACGTGATAATATGGTTGTTTACCGTAACCAAATGGTACAACGTCCGTTGAACTATGCCATTGTGGATGAGGTCGATTCAATCTTAATCGATGAAGCTCGGACACCGTTGATTATTTCAGGTCAAGCTGAAAAATCAACAGCACTTTACACGCGCACAGATAATTTTGTTAAGCGTCTAAAAGAAGAAGAAGACTATAAAATCGATGTTCAATCGAAAACAATTAGTTTAACAGAAGCTGGAATTGAAAAAGCAGAAGAAAACTTTGGTTTAGAAAATCTTTACGACATTGAAAATACAGCGTTAACACATCATATGGATCAAGCGTTGCGTGCAAACTTCATCATGCTTCGTGACATTGATTACGTGGTACAAGAAGGTAAAGTCTTGATTGTTGACCAATTTACTGGTCGAATCATGGATGGACGTCGTTATTCTGATGGCCTCCACCAAGCAATCGAAGCCAAAGAAGGCGTAGAGATCGAAGATGAAACGAAGACAATGGCGACAATCACATTCCAAAACTATTTCCGTATGTATAAGAAATTATCTGGGATGACAGGGACTGCTAAGACAGAGGAAGAAGAGTTTCGTGAAATTTACAACATTCAAGTCTTCCAAATTCCGACAAACCGTCCAATCGTTCGTGATGACCGTGCAGATTTACTGTACCCAACATTACAAAGTAAATTTAAAGCTGTTGTCCAAGATATCAAAGAACGTTATCATAACGGTCAACCTGTTTTAGTCGGAACGGTTGCAGTTGAAACATCTGAATTGTTATCAGAACTACTTAACAAAGAAAAAGTACCTCATGAAGTGTTGAATGCGAAAAACCACTTTAAAGAAGCAGAAATTATTATGAATGCAGGTCAAAAAGGGGCAGTAACAATTGCTACCAATATGGCTGGTCGTGGTACAGATATCAAACTTGGGCTTGGTGTTGTTGAACTTGGAGGTTTAGCGGTTATTGGTACTGAACGTCATGAATCTCGTCGTATCGATAATCAATTACGTGGACGTGCTGGACGTCAAGGAGATCCAGGGGTTTCTCAATTCTATCTATCACTAGAAGATGACTTGATGAAACGTTTTGGCTCAGATCGAATCAAAGCATTCTTGGATCGTATGAATGTTGAAGAATCAGATGCAGTAATCCAAAGTAAAATGTTCAGTAAACAAGTTGAATCTGCTCAAAAACGTGTTGAAGGTAACAACTACGATACACGTAAAAATGTCCTACAATATGATGATGTAATGCGTGAGCAACGCGAAGTTATTTATGCGCAACGTCAAGAAGTCATCATGGAAGAAAATGATTTAACTGAAGTATTATTGAATATGGTGAAACGGACAATCACGCGTGTTGTAGAAAGTCATACCCAATTAGAAAAAGAAAATTGGAACTTAGATGGCATTGTTGATTTTGCTGCGTCAACTTTAGTTCATGAAGATTCTATTACTAAAGCAGATATTGAGACTAAATCGCCAGAAGAAATCAAAGCATATTTAGTAACACGTGCCCAAGAAGTCTATGATACAAAGGTAGAGCAATTAAATGGAGCAGAGCAAATTCTTGAATTCCAAAAAGTTGTTATTTTACGTGTTGTAGATACAAAATGGACCGATCATATTGATGCGATGGATCAATTACGTCAATCAGTCGGTTTGCGTGCTTATGGTCAAAACAATCCATTAGTTGAATATCAAACAGAAGGTTACAATATGTTTGAAGAAATGATTGGAGCAATTGAATATGAAGTTACTCGCTTATTCATGAAATCAGAAATTCGTCAAAATGTTCAACGGGAACAAGTAGCACAAGGTGAGGCTGTTCATTCATCAGATGAAGAAGAGCCACAAAGCAATACAAGTGCTAAGAAGAAACCAATCCATGTTGACGAGAAAATTGGCCGCAATGATCCTTGTCCATGCGGCAGCGGCAAGAAATACAAAAATTGCCACGGTAAAGGTCTGTAA
- a CDS encoding peptide chain release factor 2: MAEPGFWDNSETAQQLINETNAYKEKYQQFHQFADELEELEIMSEMQQEEYDPDTQIELEERLLALKEKLSIYELSLLLNEPYDKNNVIMELHPGAGGTESQDWGSMLLRMYTRWAESHGFQVETLDYQSGDEAGIKSVTLLIKGYNAYGYLKSEKGVHRLVRISPFDSAKRRHTSFCSVDIMPELDENVEIDINTDDLKVDTYRASGAGGQHINKTESAVRITHIPTGTVVASQAQRSQLKNREQAMGMLKAKLYQLEMDKKAQEAASLRGEQLEIGWGSQIRSYVFHPYSMVKDHRTNYETGNVQAVMDGDLDGFIDAYLKQKLN, from the coding sequence ATGGCAGAGCCCGGTTTTTGGGATAATTCAGAAACAGCACAGCAGTTGATCAATGAAACCAATGCTTATAAAGAAAAATACCAACAGTTTCATCAATTTGCTGATGAACTGGAAGAATTGGAAATCATGAGTGAAATGCAGCAAGAAGAATATGATCCAGACACTCAAATAGAATTGGAAGAACGTTTACTTGCTCTAAAGGAAAAATTAAGTATTTATGAGCTTTCCTTACTCTTAAACGAGCCTTATGACAAAAATAATGTTATCATGGAACTTCATCCAGGAGCTGGTGGCACGGAATCACAAGATTGGGGCAGTATGTTGCTTCGAATGTATACCCGTTGGGCTGAAAGTCATGGGTTTCAAGTAGAAACATTAGATTACCAATCAGGAGACGAAGCAGGAATAAAAAGTGTGACTCTTTTAATTAAGGGATATAATGCCTATGGTTATTTGAAATCTGAAAAAGGGGTTCACCGTTTAGTGCGAATTTCACCATTTGATTCTGCCAAACGTCGCCACACTTCTTTTTGCTCGGTTGATATTATGCCTGAACTGGATGAAAATGTTGAGATCGATATCAATACTGATGATTTAAAAGTCGACACCTATCGTGCTAGTGGAGCTGGTGGACAGCATATCAATAAAACCGAATCAGCTGTGCGGATCACTCATATCCCAACAGGAACTGTTGTTGCCAGTCAAGCGCAACGTTCACAATTAAAAAACCGTGAGCAAGCGATGGGCATGCTAAAAGCCAAACTTTACCAATTAGAAATGGATAAAAAAGCACAAGAAGCAGCTTCGTTGCGTGGAGAACAGCTAGAGATCGGTTGGGGCTCACAAATTCGTTCGTATGTTTTCCACCCCTATTCAATGGTCAAAGACCATCGTACCAATTATGAAACTGGAAATGTACAGGCAGTAATGGATGGAGACCTGGATGGTTTCATTGATGCTTACTTGAAACAAAAATTAAATTGA
- a CDS encoding cell division ATP-binding protein FtsE, which produces MIEMKDVMKKYSNGTTAIRNISVEIKPGEFVYVVGPSGAGKSTFIKLMYREEKATKGRLKVASHDLMKIKNAEVPYLRREIGIVFQDYKLLTKKTVYENVAYAMQVVGRKPRDIKKRVMEVLDLVGLKHKVRVFPSELSGGEQQRVSIARAIVNTPKVLIADEPTGNLDPENSWEIMKLLDRINAQGTTVVMATHNSTIVNTIRHRVIAIENGRIIRDQAEGDYGYDD; this is translated from the coding sequence ATGATTGAAATGAAAGATGTAATGAAGAAATATTCGAATGGTACAACTGCTATCCGAAATATTTCAGTAGAAATAAAACCAGGTGAATTCGTTTATGTTGTTGGCCCTTCCGGAGCCGGAAAATCAACATTCATTAAATTGATGTACCGTGAAGAAAAAGCAACAAAAGGACGTTTAAAAGTTGCCAGTCATGATTTAATGAAAATAAAAAATGCAGAAGTACCTTATCTTAGAAGAGAAATCGGCATTGTTTTTCAGGATTATAAATTATTGACGAAGAAGACTGTCTATGAAAATGTTGCTTATGCGATGCAAGTTGTTGGACGTAAACCGAGAGATATCAAGAAAAGAGTAATGGAAGTTCTTGATCTTGTTGGTTTAAAACATAAAGTTCGAGTGTTCCCAAGTGAATTATCTGGTGGTGAACAACAACGTGTGTCAATCGCGCGCGCAATCGTAAATACACCCAAAGTGCTAATTGCCGATGAACCAACAGGAAATCTTGACCCAGAAAACTCATGGGAAATCATGAAATTGTTAGATCGGATCAACGCACAAGGAACGACCGTTGTGATGGCAACACATAACAGCACGATTGTAAATACGATCCGTCATCGCGTAATCGCCATTGAAAATGGCCGAATTATTCGAGACCAAGCGGAAGGAGACTATGGCTACGATGATTAG
- a CDS encoding cell division protein FtsX, translated as MIRTFFSHVLESIKSLKRNGWMTIASASAVTITLVLVGIFMAVIFNATKLAKDIEENVTVSVFVDIGTTPDEMQKLEKDLNKIKDVETISYSNKDQQLKKIQKQMGEAWNLFEGDSNPLYDVYLVSAKDPADTKKISEKAAKLPNVFKADYGGVSSDKIFSLAGKVRTWGLGAALLLLFVAVFLISNTIRITILSRQREIQIMRLVGAKNGYIRWPFFIEGAWIGLLGSIIPILLLTFGYQQFYNIFNRQLLQSNYSLLKPESFVWQLDLLMVVIGMTIGSLGSIISMRRFLKI; from the coding sequence ATGATTAGAACGTTCTTTTCTCACGTCCTAGAAAGTATCAAAAGTTTAAAACGTAATGGGTGGATGACAATCGCTTCTGCTAGTGCCGTTACGATTACTTTAGTCCTTGTTGGGATTTTTATGGCAGTTATTTTCAATGCAACAAAATTAGCAAAAGATATTGAAGAGAACGTAACAGTTTCAGTTTTCGTTGATATTGGTACAACACCAGATGAAATGCAAAAATTAGAAAAAGACCTAAATAAAATCAAAGATGTAGAGACAATTTCTTACTCAAATAAAGACCAACAATTAAAGAAAATCCAAAAACAAATGGGTGAGGCTTGGAATTTATTTGAAGGAGACAGCAATCCGCTTTACGATGTCTACTTAGTAAGTGCTAAAGATCCAGCAGATACAAAGAAAATTTCCGAAAAAGCAGCTAAACTTCCAAATGTGTTTAAAGCAGATTATGGTGGTGTTTCTTCAGATAAAATCTTCAGTCTTGCTGGAAAAGTTAGAACATGGGGATTGGGTGCAGCGTTATTGCTATTGTTTGTCGCAGTGTTCTTGATTTCCAATACGATTCGTATTACCATTCTTTCACGTCAAAGAGAAATCCAAATCATGCGTTTGGTTGGTGCAAAAAATGGATATATTCGTTGGCCGTTCTTTATAGAAGGTGCTTGGATTGGTCTATTAGGCTCTATCATTCCAATTCTTTTATTAACGTTCGGGTATCAACAGTTTTATAATATATTCAACCGTCAATTGTTACAATCAAATTATTCATTGCTAAAACCAGAATCGTTTGTTTGGCAATTGGATCTATTGATGGTCGTGATTGGTATGACTATCGGATCTTTAGGTTCAATTATATCAATGCGTCGTTTCTTAAAAATTTAG